The Siniperca chuatsi isolate FFG_IHB_CAS linkage group LG9, ASM2008510v1, whole genome shotgun sequence genome includes a region encoding these proteins:
- the her7 gene encoding hairy and enhancer of split related-7 has protein sequence MKLLQDSEDAKAKRKSLKPQVERRRRERMNRSLESLKTLLLQPQEATQRRVEKAEILEHTVHFLQNPARGDNTRAGGGGGGGQKHSFQDGFSTCMQRAAHFLGPEGKGLWLGAALDASFAARFPRSDSDPAGLRRRTEAHSPSSSLLLRRSSRSILQLLIHRSRHRLCTPAPTVASCVQTRGESHRSPTTPQQLHKVASQASKQSPSQSQPVSQSLWRPWP, from the exons ATGAAATTGCTTCAGGATTCAGAGGACGCCAAGGCCAAAAGGAAG AGTCTCAAACCTCAGGTGGAGAGACGTCGAAGAGAGAGAATGAACCGCAGCCTGGAGAGCCTAAagactcttttgctacagccaCAG GAAGCGACTCAGCGCAGAGTGGAGAAAGCTGAGATACTTGAGCACACAGTCCACTTCCTACAGAACCCTGCCAGAGGAGACAACACGAGagctggaggtggtggtggaggaggccAGAAACACTCCTTCCAAGACGGTTTCTCCACCTGCATGCAGAGAGCTGCACACTTCCTGGGACCTGAAGGGAAAGGCCTGTGGCTTGGAGCAGCACTGGATGCATCTTTTGCTGCTCGCTTTCCCCGTTCAGACTCTGATCCTGCAGGCCTTCGAAGGAGGACTGAAGCTCATTCCCCCTCCAGCTCTCTGCTTCTCAGAAGGTCCTCCAGGTCCATTCTTCAGTTGCTGATACACAGGTCCAGGCACAGATTGTGCACACCTGCCCCCACTGTGGCCAGTTGTGTTCAGACCCGAGGAGAATCACATCGCTCCCCCACAACTCCCCAGCAGCTCCACAAAGTTGCGAGTCAAGCGAGCAAACAGAGCCCGTCTCAGAGCCAGCCGGTCAGCCAGTCACTGTGGAGGCCCTGGCCCTGA
- the LOC122881508 gene encoding uncharacterized protein LOC122881508 isoform X1 — protein sequence MKLLQETEDATNERKFIKSQVEKHRRERMNRSLEHLRTMLLQEPQQLGGTQRRVEKAEILEHTVHFLQNTAKGDNTRAGGGGGGQKHSFQDGISTCMQRAAHFLGPEGKGLWLGAALDASFAARFSCPDSDPAGLRRRTEAGSSSSLPHTKSILRMLRLKSKHRLHTQAFSVNSFAHPYRLPVQQGFPRIPQQAQRQHQLEIRAETGASKQSPSQSHPVSQTLWRPWP from the exons ATGAAACTGTTACAGGAAACAGAGGATGCAACAAACGAAAGAAAG TTCATAAAATCTCAGGTGGAGAAACATCGAAGGGAGAGGATGAACCGCAGTCTGGAGCACCTGAGGACCATGTTGCTTCAGGAGCCACAAcaactg GGTGGGACTCAGCGCAGAGTGGAGAAAGCTGAGATACTTGAGCACACAGTCCACTTCCTACAGAACACTGCTAAAGGAGACAACACGAGagctggaggaggtggtggaggccAGAAACACTCCTTCCAAGACGGCATCTCCACCTGCATGCAGAGAGCTGCACACTTCCTGGGACCTGAAGGGAAAGGCCTGTGGCTTGGAGCAGCACTGGATGCATCTTTTGCTGCTCGCTTTTCCTGTCCAGACTCTGATCCTGCAGGCCTTCGAAGGAGGACTGAAGCCGGTTCCTCCAGCtctctgccacacacaaagtCCATTCTACGGATGCTGAGGCTAAAGTCCAAGCACAGACTGCATACACAAGCCTTCAGCGTGAACAGTTTTGCTCATCCATACCGACTTCCAGTCCAGCAGGGGTTTCCCAGAATTCCCCAACAGGCTCAGAGACAACATCAGCTTGAGATCAGGGCGGAGACAGGAGCGAGCAAACAGAGCCCATCCCAGAGCCACCCGGTCAGCCAAACTTTGTGGAGGCCCTGGCCTTGA
- the LOC122881508 gene encoding uncharacterized protein LOC122881508 isoform X2: MKKLEFIKSQVEKHRRERMNRSLEHLRTMLLQEPQQLGGTQRRVEKAEILEHTVHFLQNTAKGDNTRAGGGGGGQKHSFQDGISTCMQRAAHFLGPEGKGLWLGAALDASFAARFSCPDSDPAGLRRRTEAGSSSSLPHTKSILRMLRLKSKHRLHTQAFSVNSFAHPYRLPVQQGFPRIPQQAQRQHQLEIRAETGASKQSPSQSHPVSQTLWRPWP, encoded by the exons TTCATAAAATCTCAGGTGGAGAAACATCGAAGGGAGAGGATGAACCGCAGTCTGGAGCACCTGAGGACCATGTTGCTTCAGGAGCCACAAcaactg GGTGGGACTCAGCGCAGAGTGGAGAAAGCTGAGATACTTGAGCACACAGTCCACTTCCTACAGAACACTGCTAAAGGAGACAACACGAGagctggaggaggtggtggaggccAGAAACACTCCTTCCAAGACGGCATCTCCACCTGCATGCAGAGAGCTGCACACTTCCTGGGACCTGAAGGGAAAGGCCTGTGGCTTGGAGCAGCACTGGATGCATCTTTTGCTGCTCGCTTTTCCTGTCCAGACTCTGATCCTGCAGGCCTTCGAAGGAGGACTGAAGCCGGTTCCTCCAGCtctctgccacacacaaagtCCATTCTACGGATGCTGAGGCTAAAGTCCAAGCACAGACTGCATACACAAGCCTTCAGCGTGAACAGTTTTGCTCATCCATACCGACTTCCAGTCCAGCAGGGGTTTCCCAGAATTCCCCAACAGGCTCAGAGACAACATCAGCTTGAGATCAGGGCGGAGACAGGAGCGAGCAAACAGAGCCCATCCCAGAGCCACCCGGTCAGCCAAACTTTGTGGAGGCCCTGGCCTTGA